One Rosa chinensis cultivar Old Blush chromosome 5, RchiOBHm-V2, whole genome shotgun sequence genomic region harbors:
- the LOC112163907 gene encoding uncharacterized protein LOC112163907 codes for MAPPKTRNEVQSLTGKVVALARFISRLTDKCTPFFKLLKTHHTKTINWGPEHDKAFQGLRDYLASVPTLSKPIPGEVLYVYLAVSVTAISATLVRSEDSTELPVFYTGKGFNDVESRYFDIEKFALALLMAARRLRQYFQAHTIHVLTNQPLKQVLQKTESSGRLVKWSIELGEFDIHYKPRTAIKGQAAADFIAEFIPLEDAEPSNETVSEPHATPTWTLHVDGSSNSKLSGFGVVLTDPEGNTYKYALQFKFKALNNAAEYKALIAGIQLAKELRVTRLAIFSDSQLVVNQVSGDFQAKEPHLSHYQALAKTLLQRCLTTHTIALIPRAQNSKADAVARLATSPPDTNIQNLKLEILDKPSFDKPFSEIFLTESDRPPSWMDLFINYLSKGIEPQDKDIATRLCRRAMLYTV; via the coding sequence ATGGCACCTCCAAAAACCAGGAATGAGGTCCAGTCCCTCACCGGGAAGGTTGTCGCTCTCGCTCGATTCATATCACGTTTAACCGATAAGTGcaccccattcttcaaactcctcaagaCTCACCATACCAAGACAATCAATTGGGGACCGGAACACGACAAGGCTTTCCAGGGCCTCCGAGACTATTTGGCGTCAGTCCCCACTCTTTCTAAACCTATCCCCGGAGAAGTCCTGTACGTCTACCTCGCCGTATCAGTCACCGCGATCAGCGCCACCCTGGTCAGGAGTGAAGATAGCACTGAGCTTCCAGTCTTCTACACCGGCAAAGGGTTCAACGATGTTGAGTCCAGGTACTTTGATATCGAGAAATTCGCCCTCGCACTCCTCATGGCCGCCCGACGATTACGACAATATTTCCAAGCACACACGATACATGTCTTGACCAACCAACCCCTGAAACAAGTTCTCCAGAAAACGGAATCTTCAGGAAGACTGGTAAAATGGTCCATCGAACTCGGCGAGTTTGACATTCATTACAAGCCACGTACGGCCATCAAAGGGCAGGCCGCTGCTGACTTTATCGCTGAGTTCATACCTTTAGAAGATGCCGAGCCCTCGAACGAGACTGTCTCGGAACCCCATGCCACGCCCACATGGACTCTCCACGTGGACGGATCCTCTAACAGTAAGCTCAGTGGTTTCGGGGTAGTCTTGACCGACCCAGAGGGGAACACATACAAGTATGCGCTACAATTCAAGTTCAAGGCCTTAAACAATGCAGCCGAGTACAAAGCATTGATCGCTGGCATCCAGCTGGCCAAAGAATTACGTGTCACGAGACTGGCAATCTTTAGCGATTCCCAACtcgtcgtcaaccaggtcaGCGGCGATTTCCAGGCCAAAGAGCCACATTTATCCCACTACCAAGCTCTCGCCAAGACCTTACTCCAGCGATGTCTCACCACCCACACAATCGCCCTGATCCCTCGGGCACAGAACAGCAAAGCAGACGCCGTCGCAAGATTGGCAACATCGCCCCCAGACACCAATATCCAAAACCTCAAGTTGGAAATTCTAGACAAACCAAGCTTTGATAAGccattctcggagatattcctGACCGAGAGTGATCGCCCACCTTCGTGGATGGACCTATTTATCAACTACCTCTCTAAGGGTATTGAGCCCCAGGACAAGGACATTGCCACAAGGCTCTGCAGAAGAGCAATGCTGTACACAGTATGA